The following are encoded together in the Corynebacterium jeikeium genome:
- a CDS encoding FecCD family ABC transporter permease translates to MAISTPHAQSPSQSHLGSRADATADASASAPSGKIPRRLVGLGVLFLLLLASIVASIVFGSRQIPFGEVSAVFRDLGTAFGHAEGLNVDQRVIVELRIPRTLLGLVAGAALGASGALIQGHTRNPLADTGILGINYGASLAVVASFSLLGVTSVWATSMWAFGGAIAATALVFSLASIGGGQANPMTLVLGGAALSAVLSAIISGFILTDDANLDRMRFWTVGSIAGRDLTVFYGVLPFILVGLLLAFITAPQLNLLNLGDDIASGLGINTQRARLIGMALIALLAGAATAAAGPITFIGLVVPHLVRAITGPDYRWILPYSALTGAVMMLFADVVGRLIARPGELQVGIILAFVGAPFFIALIYRRRVVAI, encoded by the coding sequence ATGGCTATCTCTACCCCGCATGCGCAATCCCCTTCTCAATCACACCTGGGGTCTCGCGCGGACGCTACTGCGGACGCTTCTGCCAGCGCTCCATCAGGTAAAATCCCGCGTCGCCTCGTCGGCCTCGGCGTCCTTTTCCTCCTATTGCTCGCCAGCATCGTTGCCAGCATCGTGTTTGGATCACGGCAGATCCCTTTTGGAGAAGTGTCCGCCGTGTTCCGCGATCTCGGCACGGCGTTCGGCCACGCGGAGGGGCTGAATGTGGATCAGCGCGTGATCGTCGAGCTCCGCATTCCCCGCACCCTGTTGGGCCTAGTCGCCGGTGCTGCCCTTGGCGCCTCCGGTGCATTGATCCAAGGGCACACGCGCAACCCTCTCGCGGACACGGGCATTCTCGGCATCAACTACGGTGCGTCCCTGGCCGTGGTTGCCAGCTTCTCCTTGCTGGGTGTGACGTCCGTGTGGGCTACCAGCATGTGGGCGTTCGGTGGGGCCATCGCTGCTACTGCGTTGGTGTTTAGTTTGGCGTCCATAGGAGGAGGACAGGCCAATCCAATGACGCTGGTCCTCGGCGGCGCGGCTTTGTCCGCGGTCCTCAGCGCCATCATCAGCGGTTTTATCCTCACTGACGATGCCAATCTGGATCGCATGCGCTTCTGGACCGTCGGCTCCATCGCGGGCCGGGATCTCACCGTGTTCTACGGCGTGCTGCCGTTTATCCTGGTGGGCCTCCTGCTGGCGTTCATCACGGCACCGCAGCTAAACCTCCTGAATCTGGGCGATGACATCGCCTCCGGACTGGGCATCAACACCCAGCGCGCCCGCCTGATTGGCATGGCTCTGATCGCACTGCTGGCCGGTGCCGCGACAGCTGCCGCCGGCCCCATCACCTTCATCGGCCTGGTGGTCCCGCACCTCGTGCGCGCCATCACGGGCCCTGATTACCGCTGGATCCTCCCTTACTCTGCCCTGACGGGTGCGGTGATGATGCTGTTCGCAGACGTGGTGGGCCGTCTGATCGCTCGTCCGGGCGAGTTGCAAGTAGGCATCATCCTCGCGTTCGTGGGCGCGCCGTTCTTCATCGCCCTTATTTATCGACGCCGGGTGGTGGCCATTTAA
- a CDS encoding alpha/beta hydrolase, producing MPDSPDVTTLHRISVPADAEALVFPDPYRSNVELTESMSTVDVRIPTHSAVTYSFQSGELKYPDPHNAHGAGPQASLLSGDSVDQTLWPPRSPEVIADLPGARLSIDRKVFGRRCTARLDDRGADTTVVFLDGDDWIHLHDLTGALDRAVTAGLIPQINRVFLPAAKDRSEEYTSQTFASALATELPPIINSSHIVLVGQSFGGLSALRAALTASTETTPAIKGAIAQSPAVWWSADRSAELADTLSDGPAGGDIAAQLTGPSLENPAAHSGSGLARIVLTCGAEEPPMQRHVDAVADALTRRGFPTTNHRTPGGHDPAMWRHGIIPALAELLG from the coding sequence ATGCCAGACTCCCCGGACGTGACCACCCTTCACCGAATCTCGGTGCCCGCGGATGCGGAAGCCCTCGTTTTCCCGGACCCCTACCGCTCGAACGTCGAGCTCACCGAATCGATGTCCACCGTCGATGTGCGCATCCCGACGCACTCAGCAGTGACCTATAGCTTTCAATCCGGCGAGCTGAAATATCCCGATCCACATAACGCACACGGCGCAGGCCCACAGGCGAGCCTATTGAGCGGCGATTCTGTGGACCAGACACTCTGGCCGCCTCGCTCCCCAGAAGTCATCGCGGACTTGCCCGGCGCACGCCTGTCCATCGACCGGAAGGTATTCGGCAGGCGCTGCACCGCGCGCCTCGATGACCGCGGTGCGGATACCACCGTGGTGTTTTTGGATGGCGATGACTGGATCCATCTGCATGACCTCACGGGCGCACTGGACCGGGCAGTCACGGCAGGGCTTATCCCCCAGATCAACCGCGTCTTCCTGCCGGCAGCCAAAGACCGCAGCGAGGAGTACACCTCCCAAACATTCGCCAGCGCACTGGCCACCGAGCTTCCGCCGATCATCAACAGCAGCCACATAGTCCTGGTGGGGCAAAGCTTCGGCGGTCTCTCCGCCCTGCGCGCAGCTCTTACGGCTTCCACCGAAACCACGCCTGCAATCAAAGGAGCCATCGCCCAGTCCCCTGCCGTCTGGTGGTCCGCTGACCGTTCTGCAGAGCTCGCGGACACGCTCTCGGACGGGCCCGCAGGAGGCGACATTGCCGCACAGCTCACTGGCCCCTCACTCGAAAATCCTGCGGCTCACAGTGGCTCCGGTCTGGCACGCATCGTACTGACGTGCGGTGCAGAAGAGCCGCCCATGCAACGACACGTGGATGCAGTGGCCGATGCCCTGACACGCCGCGGCTTTCCCACCACCAATCACCGCACGCCCGGTGGCCACGACCCTGCGATGTGGCGCCACGGGATCATCCCGGCACTCGCCGAATTGCTGGGCTGA
- a CDS encoding FecCD family ABC transporter permease, translated as MSSLLARPTSSTIPGRPPFRVGSFSVVWRPRALTVSLLLLVAIVLLAAVSIGLGDYPVSPARVLEVLFTGQGTRIERLVVLDWRMPRALTAILVGCALGLSGALTQSVTRNALASPDILGFTTGASAAAVTVITLGGGAGGFLGWLSSIGIPLAAVLGAAVTATVMWALAWRRSTDSFRLVLFGIIISALLTSYINFLMIRTELRDAAAAQFWLTGSLSTADWSKMWPIAIVVLVFTPLLAWIGHQLLATLLGSDTARALGQNVQGVQVLLLAAAVALAAVAVSAAGPIGFVAFVAPQVALRLCNCSAPPLLASALTGAALLLLADISTQTLLPVELPVGILTSAIGGAFLIYLLVQRNRSTTA; from the coding sequence ATGAGTTCCCTCCTTGCCCGCCCTACCTCTTCCACTATCCCTGGGCGCCCGCCATTCCGCGTGGGCTCATTTTCTGTGGTCTGGCGCCCTCGCGCGTTGACGGTGTCTCTATTGCTGCTCGTGGCGATCGTCTTGCTAGCGGCGGTCTCCATCGGCCTGGGTGACTATCCTGTGTCCCCGGCTCGTGTGCTGGAGGTGCTGTTCACCGGCCAGGGCACCCGCATTGAGCGTCTGGTGGTTTTGGATTGGCGCATGCCTCGTGCGCTGACGGCCATTCTGGTGGGCTGTGCGCTGGGATTATCCGGAGCCCTCACTCAGTCCGTGACTCGCAATGCGCTGGCCAGCCCGGATATCTTGGGCTTCACTACGGGCGCGTCCGCGGCCGCGGTCACCGTCATCACTCTGGGTGGTGGCGCTGGTGGTTTCCTCGGCTGGCTCAGCAGCATCGGCATTCCCTTGGCCGCGGTGCTTGGTGCGGCTGTCACCGCAACGGTGATGTGGGCTCTGGCGTGGAGGAGATCGACTGATTCCTTCCGGCTAGTGCTGTTCGGCATCATCATCTCTGCTCTGTTGACCTCGTATATCAACTTCCTGATGATCCGCACGGAGTTGCGCGATGCCGCGGCCGCGCAGTTCTGGCTTACTGGCTCCCTGAGCACTGCGGACTGGTCCAAGATGTGGCCCATCGCCATTGTTGTGTTGGTGTTTACACCGCTGCTGGCCTGGATTGGTCACCAACTTTTAGCCACCTTGCTGGGCTCGGATACTGCACGGGCTTTGGGACAAAACGTCCAGGGTGTGCAGGTGCTTCTGCTCGCCGCTGCCGTGGCTTTGGCAGCAGTGGCGGTCTCGGCCGCTGGCCCCATCGGGTTCGTCGCCTTCGTGGCCCCACAGGTGGCGCTGCGCTTGTGCAACTGCTCTGCACCACCGCTTCTGGCCTCTGCGCTGACCGGCGCTGCGCTACTCCTGCTGGCAGATATCAGCACCCAAACTCTTCTGCCCGTAGAGCTGCCGGTGGGCATTCTCACCTCGGCAATCGGCGGTGCGTTCCTTATTTATTTGCTGGTCCAACGGAATAGGTCAACCACGGCATGA
- a CDS encoding ABC transporter ATP-binding protein has translation MTQKHSMSARGLAVGYGDRTVIEGLDVDFPRGQITTIIGPNGCGKSTLLRAMSRLLPANEGEVLLDGADISSIRRKDLARTISVLPQTPTAPEGLNVADLVSRGRHPHQSWIRQWSSTDEAEVHKALEMTGSMGLAERTLDSLSGGQRQRVWISMVLAQNTDILFLDEPTTYLDLATSVEILELVQRLRRELDRTVVMVLHDLNLAVRYSDNLVVMKDGQVLATGRPSEVITPELLLEAFALNALVIEDPVTGGPLIVPK, from the coding sequence ATGACTCAGAAGCACAGCATGAGCGCACGCGGCCTCGCCGTGGGCTACGGCGACCGGACGGTCATCGAAGGCTTGGACGTGGACTTTCCTCGCGGGCAGATCACCACAATCATCGGCCCCAATGGCTGCGGCAAATCCACGTTGTTGCGAGCCATGTCTCGTCTCCTTCCGGCGAATGAGGGCGAAGTGCTGTTAGACGGCGCCGATATCTCATCCATCAGGCGCAAGGACCTCGCACGGACCATCAGCGTGCTGCCACAAACCCCTACCGCCCCGGAGGGACTCAACGTGGCTGATCTCGTCTCGCGCGGTCGGCACCCACACCAATCGTGGATCCGTCAGTGGTCGTCCACGGACGAAGCCGAGGTGCACAAGGCGCTGGAAATGACTGGCTCGATGGGGCTGGCGGAGCGCACCCTGGATTCTCTGTCCGGAGGGCAGCGGCAGCGTGTGTGGATCTCCATGGTTCTTGCGCAGAACACGGACATCCTGTTCCTGGACGAGCCCACCACCTACCTGGATCTGGCCACGTCGGTAGAGATTTTGGAGCTGGTGCAGCGTCTACGCCGAGAGCTGGATCGGACTGTGGTGATGGTGCTGCACGATCTCAACTTGGCTGTACGCTACAGCGATAATCTCGTGGTGATGAAGGATGGACAGGTCCTCGCCACCGGGCGTCCCAGCGAGGTCATTACCCCAGAGCTACTGCTCGAGGCGTTTGCCCTCAACGCGCTAGTCATCGAGGATCCTGTCACCGGCGGTCCGCTGATCGTCCCCAAGTGA
- a CDS encoding DedA family protein produces the protein MHLSDLMDATTLLQNFGGWALGGIALIIFIESGVLFPFLPGDSMLVTAAILRDQLGLNVPILVGVAIVAAFLGDQVGFWLGHRFGRKLFKPDAKILITEHLEQAEAFFLKYGPLALVLGRFIPIVRTYIPVAAGTAEMPYKKFVGWNVTGAVLWIVSMVGIGVLLGDIPGIADRIDMIAIVIVLVSVTPVVISAMINWRKSKKTPAQELMED, from the coding sequence GTGCACTTAAGCGACCTCATGGACGCCACCACCCTGCTCCAGAACTTTGGCGGCTGGGCGCTCGGCGGCATTGCGCTGATTATCTTTATTGAATCCGGCGTGCTCTTCCCGTTCCTCCCCGGCGATTCCATGCTGGTCACCGCGGCAATCTTGCGCGATCAGCTGGGCTTGAACGTTCCGATTCTGGTGGGCGTGGCCATCGTCGCGGCGTTCTTGGGCGACCAGGTAGGTTTCTGGCTCGGCCACCGCTTTGGCCGCAAGTTGTTTAAGCCCGACGCCAAGATCCTCATAACCGAGCACCTCGAACAAGCCGAGGCTTTCTTCCTGAAGTACGGGCCGTTGGCTCTGGTACTGGGGCGCTTCATCCCGATCGTGCGTACCTACATTCCCGTGGCCGCTGGTACCGCGGAGATGCCGTACAAGAAGTTCGTGGGATGGAACGTCACGGGTGCAGTGCTGTGGATTGTCAGCATGGTCGGCATTGGCGTGCTGCTGGGGGATATCCCGGGCATTGCGGATCGCATCGACATGATCGCCATCGTCATCGTGCTGGTGTCTGTGACTCCGGTGGTGATTTCCGCGATGATCAACTGGCGGAAGTCCAAGAAGACTCCCGCCCAGGAGCTGATGGAGGACTAA
- a CDS encoding methionyl-tRNA formyltransferase: MRVAVFGYQSWGHRTLSAVINAGHEVVLVVTHPASDHPYEQMWADSVEELASEHELQVCVTERVGQDVIEALRDAAPDIIVANNWRTWLPPEVFSLAKHGALNVHDGLLPEYAGFSPILWALLNRETHVGVTVHEMDEVLDGGPIVAQRAIPVGPQDTTTDLVAKTIDLIEPLVERALSDVAQGTATAQPQDPTRATYFHKRGEQESRIDFTQPAEDIALLVRAQSDPYPNAYFEFRGQRVRVLSAHVSQGRFGGTPGRVTIPHEGGIAVVCGSPRANVPAPAIVLDRVRLDDNSELTATEFFGHRAGYIQPKV; this comes from the coding sequence ATGCGAGTTGCTGTTTTCGGCTATCAGTCGTGGGGACACCGGACGTTGTCTGCGGTCATCAATGCTGGTCATGAAGTAGTTTTGGTAGTTACGCACCCTGCCAGCGATCACCCTTATGAGCAAATGTGGGCAGACTCCGTTGAGGAGCTCGCCAGCGAACATGAGCTCCAGGTGTGTGTCACTGAGCGCGTGGGTCAAGACGTCATTGAGGCGTTGCGCGATGCTGCACCAGACATCATCGTGGCCAACAATTGGCGAACCTGGCTTCCTCCCGAGGTTTTCAGCCTGGCCAAGCACGGCGCATTGAATGTCCACGATGGTCTCCTGCCCGAGTACGCCGGATTTTCGCCCATCCTGTGGGCGCTGTTGAACCGGGAAACTCACGTGGGCGTCACTGTGCACGAGATGGATGAAGTGCTGGACGGCGGACCCATCGTTGCCCAGCGCGCGATCCCCGTGGGTCCGCAGGACACCACCACGGATCTCGTGGCCAAGACCATCGACCTCATCGAGCCCCTCGTGGAACGCGCATTGAGTGACGTCGCCCAAGGCACCGCCACTGCGCAACCTCAAGATCCCACCCGCGCTACGTACTTCCACAAGCGCGGCGAGCAGGAATCTCGCATAGATTTCACCCAACCTGCGGAAGATATCGCCTTGCTGGTCAGGGCGCAGTCCGACCCGTACCCCAATGCTTACTTTGAATTCCGAGGCCAGCGCGTCCGCGTGCTTTCCGCGCACGTCTCGCAGGGCCGCTTCGGCGGAACCCCCGGCCGAGTCACCATCCCTCACGAGGGAGGAATCGCGGTGGTCTGTGGATCGCCCCGTGCCAACGTGCCGGCGCCGGCGATTGTTCTGGATCGTGTTCGTCTCGACGACAACTCGGAACTGACCGCCACCGAATTCTTTGGACATAGGGCTGGATATATCCAACCAAAGGTTTGA
- a CDS encoding iron-siderophore ABC transporter substrate-binding protein yields MTLKKILVSTAAVLTLGAALTACSTDDQSGNSGDSQAVNAEQGAFPTTIEHRYGSTEIKEAPQRVVSLGYTDQDALLALGVTPVSVKYWDGMTPDGQAAGNWSNDKIEGDTPRIDKDTEVNAEAIAKDNPDLIVAVYSDIDEDTYKKLSEIAPVVVQKGEYEELQQPWDVTTEEIGQAVGKPEEAKRQVEQVKEKFAELKGRHPEWAEKELGVATVSDESLAVFAEGDPRSRFFTELGFKINPAYAGITKDKFYGEVSKENADQINSDVLVWDQLSYSPKQSKASVTEDPIVGKLPAVKDGHSVYLEGDLEKAFGWQTVLSLNYLLDKIEQPLADATK; encoded by the coding sequence ATGACACTCAAGAAGATTCTCGTTAGCACCGCTGCTGTGCTGACCTTGGGCGCGGCACTGACCGCTTGCTCGACTGATGACCAGTCCGGAAATTCCGGGGACTCCCAGGCAGTCAACGCCGAGCAGGGCGCATTCCCCACCACCATCGAGCACCGCTACGGCTCCACCGAAATCAAGGAAGCCCCGCAGCGCGTGGTCTCCTTGGGCTACACGGATCAGGACGCACTGCTGGCGCTGGGAGTTACTCCTGTCTCCGTGAAGTACTGGGACGGAATGACCCCGGATGGTCAGGCTGCGGGCAACTGGTCCAATGACAAGATCGAGGGCGACACTCCTCGGATCGACAAGGACACAGAAGTCAACGCGGAAGCCATCGCCAAGGACAATCCAGACCTCATCGTGGCCGTGTACTCGGACATCGATGAAGACACGTACAAGAAGCTGTCTGAGATCGCCCCTGTCGTCGTACAAAAGGGCGAATACGAAGAACTACAGCAACCATGGGACGTGACCACGGAAGAGATCGGGCAGGCCGTGGGCAAGCCTGAAGAGGCAAAGCGCCAGGTGGAGCAGGTCAAGGAGAAGTTCGCAGAGCTCAAGGGCCGCCACCCAGAATGGGCCGAAAAGGAACTCGGCGTGGCCACTGTCTCCGACGAGAGCCTGGCTGTCTTTGCCGAGGGCGATCCGCGTAGCCGCTTCTTCACCGAGCTGGGATTCAAGATCAACCCGGCCTACGCGGGCATCACCAAGGACAAGTTCTACGGTGAGGTCTCCAAGGAAAACGCAGACCAGATCAACTCTGACGTGCTGGTGTGGGATCAACTGTCTTACTCTCCGAAGCAGAGCAAGGCTTCTGTGACCGAGGATCCGATCGTGGGCAAGCTGCCCGCCGTGAAGGACGGACACAGTGTCTACCTGGAAGGCGACCTGGAAAAGGCCTTCGGATGGCAGACCGTGCTGAGCCTGAACTACCTGCTGGACAAGATCGAGCAGCCGTTGGCAGACGCCACGAAGTAG